One genomic segment of Panicum virgatum strain AP13 chromosome 2N, P.virgatum_v5, whole genome shotgun sequence includes these proteins:
- the LOC120662745 gene encoding uncharacterized protein LOC120662745 — MVMMGQLGRLVDGIKSRLRAGKRGGSGTSVRKASASAAGYDKVEKTDSMRVEIRSRQAHKLIAKNLDAVDSIARANNNKRFFFLA, encoded by the coding sequence ATGGTGATGATGGGGCAGCTGGGGCGGCTGGTGGACGGCATCAAGTCGAGGCTGCGTGCCGGGAAGAGGGGCGGCAGTGGCACCTCAGTAAGGAAGGCATCGGCGTCGGCGGCAGGCTATGACAAGGTGGAGAAGACGGACAGCATGCGAGTGGAGATCCGCAGCCGCCAGGCACATAAGCTCATCGCCAAGAACCTCGACGCTGTCGACTCCATTGCCCGGGCCAACAACAACAagcgcttcttcttcctcgcatgA
- the LOC120662746 gene encoding uncharacterized protein LOC120662746 — protein MGQDPLMRKVTEVHEDLHVWDQEVLKRPVQRIKKLKRELEHLRRGPISEESTAAQKEILLRIELLLEQEELEWVQRARANWLKHGDRNTKFFHQFASARRTKNMIKGLVDDQGVKHEDLGTMKDIVRDFYTNLFTSEVQVVDQEVLTDVDRRVTPNMNQLLLAPFSREEVKKALSSIGDLKAPRPDGLHAIFFKRFWQLLEDELINEVLYAINNSVIPERVE, from the coding sequence ATGGGTCAGGACCCCTTGATGAGGAAAGTTACGGAGGTTCATGAGGATTTGCATGTTTGGGATCAGGAAGTTCTGAAGAGACCGGTCCAGAGAATAAAGAAATTAAAGAGGGAGTTGGAGCATCTGAGGCGTGGTCCTATTTCTGAGGAATCGACTGCAGCTCAAAAGGAGATTCTGCTCCGCATAGAGTTACTCCTGGAGCAGGAGGAATTGGAATGGGTCCAAAGGGCAAGAGCAAACTGGCTTAAGCATGGGGACCGCAATACTAAGTTCTTTCATCAGTTTGCTTCAGCTCGCAGAACAAAAaatatgatcaaggggttaGTGGATGATCAAGGAGTGAAACATGAGGATTTGGGGACGATGAAGGATATTGTACGAGATTTCTATACAAATCTGTTCACATCAGAAGTGCAGGTAGTGGACCAGGAAGTATTGACAGATGTAGACCGTAGAGTTACTCCCAACATGAACCAACTTTTATTAGCTCCCTTCTCTAGGGAGGAGGTGAAAAAAGCTCTATCCAGCATTGGTGATCTTAAAGCCCCACGTCCTGATGGGCTACATGCTATCTTCTTTAAACGATTCTGGCAATTATTGGAAGATGAATTGATAAATGAAGTTCTATATGCAATCAATAATTCAGTTATACCAGAAAGGGTGGAATGA